A genomic window from Roseofilum casamattae BLCC-M143 includes:
- a CDS encoding helix-turn-helix domain-containing protein, protein MKAYSVDLREKIVKAHLIEKRSIRQVAASFSVSKSLVQKLVKQQKQEGNVEPKRPGKPRLSYLNNAQAQEQIKGIVAEYQDATLAELCELFADLTGHWVSRAAMCRCLQKLRLSRKKNEVE, encoded by the coding sequence ATTCAGTAGACCTGCGAGAAAAAATCGTCAAAGCTCACCTGATAGAAAAACGCTCAATTCGACAAGTAGCGGCTAGCTTTTCAGTAAGTAAAAGTCTGGTCCAAAAACTAGTAAAGCAACAAAAACAGGAAGGAAATGTCGAGCCTAAACGTCCAGGTAAGCCTCGGTTAAGTTACCTCAATAATGCTCAAGCTCAAGAACAAATTAAAGGAATCGTAGCTGAATATCAAGATGCCACTTTAGCCGAACTCTGCGAATTGTTTGCTGACCTTACTGGACACTGGGTGAGTCGAGCAGCTATGTGTCGCTGCTTACAAAAATTAAGACTCTCTCGTAAAAAAAACGAGGTCGAGTAG